One genomic window of Melitaea cinxia chromosome 10, ilMelCinx1.1, whole genome shotgun sequence includes the following:
- the LOC123657393 gene encoding cytosolic Fe-S cluster assembly factor NUBP2 homolog, with translation MLENVKQVILVLSGKGGVGKSTVSTQLALTLKEKGFKVGLLDIDLCGPSVPYLLNLENQNIHQGPEGWVPVYLDNEQKLGVMSIGFLLKSRNDAVVWRGPKKTSMIKQFLEDVYWQDLDYLIIDTPPGTSDEHITVMENLRQVPQCSAILVTTPQEVAIEDVRKEITFCRKTGIPIMGIIENMSGYECPKCSECTNIFSTGGGKSLAEISKIQYLGSIPIDPRIGALAGKGVSAIKELPECTTSKVFNELANKLSESTTNAL, from the exons ATGTTAGAAAACGTAAAACAAGTAATATTAGTACTGTCTGGGAAAGGAGGCGTAGGAAAATCAACAGTCAGCACACAGTTAGCTTTAACTCTTAAAGAAAAAGGCTTTAAG GTTGGACTACTTGATATCGACTTATGCGGTCCAAGCGTTCCTTATCttttaaatttggaaaatcAAAATATTCATCAAGGTCCTGAGGGTTGGGTTCCGGTGTATTTAGACAATGAACAAAAATTAGGTGTTATGTCCATCGGCTTTCTTTTAAAATCACGAAATGACGCTGTTGTGTGGAGGGGGCCTAAAAAGACATCTATGATTAAACAATTTTTGGAAGACGTTTATTGGCAAGATTTGGATTATCTCATAATTGATACTCCTCCAG GAACATCAGATGAACATATTACAGTAATGGAAAACCTACGGCAGGTTCCCCAATGTTCAGCAATACTTGTAACAACACCCCAAGAAGTTGCTATTGAGGATGTTCGTAAAGAAATAACATTTTGCAGAAAAACTGGCATACCTATAATGGGCATTATTGAAAATATGAGTGG ATACGAATGTCCAAAATGCAGTGAATGCACGAACATATTTTCAACTGGTGGAGGGAAATCCCTAGCAGAAATATCAAAGATACAGTATCTAGGGAGTATACCTATAGATCCTAGAATTGGAGCATTGGCCGGTAAAGGTGTTTCAGCTATTAAGGAGCTACCAGAATGCACAACAAGCAAGGTTTTTAATGAATTAGCAAATAAGTTATCTGAATCGACAACAAATGCTTTATAG
- the LOC123657392 gene encoding cryptochrome-1 has product MMGGSVLWFRHGLRLHDNPSLQAALQDRSIPFFPVFIFDGETAGTKEVGYNRMRYLLEALNDLDIQFNKYGGKLHMIKGKPDVVFRRLWEELGIRKICFEQDCEPIWRARDERVRNLCREIGVSCCENVSHTLWDPDKVINANGGIPPLTYQMFLHTVGIIGNPPRPVDDVDLKGVNFGTLPKSFYEEFTVFDKSPKPEDLGVFLENEDIRMIRWVGGETAALNQMQNRLAVEYETFLRGSYLPTHGNPDLLGSPISLSPALRFGCLSVRRFYWSVQDLFQQVHQGRLSATQFITGQLIWREYFYTMSVNNPNYAQMAGNPICLDIPWKEPENDELQRWKEGRTGFPFVDAAMRQLRTEGWLHHVVRNTVASFLTRGTLWLSWEHGLAHFLKYLLDADWSVCAGNWMWVSSSAFEALLDSGECACPVRLGRRLEPTGQYVRRYVPELARMPVEYIYDPWNAPLQVQQRAGCVVGRHYPARVVDQRAAAQRNRAAMQELRRMLEKVPPHCCPSSEDEVRQFMWLGEETQAEVSTS; this is encoded by the exons ATGATGGGTGGCAGCGTGCTATGGTTTCGGCATGGACTGCGTCTGCACGACAATCCGTCGTTGCAGGCAGCGTTACAAGATAGGAGTATACCCTTCTTTCCTGTTTTCATCTTTGACGGAGAGACGGCAG GCACTAAAGAAGTGGGGTATAATCGGATGCGGTATTTGCTCGAGGCCTTGAACGATTTGGACATCCAGTTTAACAAGTATGGCGGAAAACTTCACATGATAAAAGGGAAGCCCGATGTTGTATTCCGACGTCTTTGGGAGGAACTCG GTATTCGCAAGATTTGCTTTGAACAGGACTGTGAGCCCATATGGCGCGCTCGTGATGAGCGCGTGCGAAACCTCTGCCGAGAAATAGGAGTGTCGTGCTGTGAAAACGTCTCTCATACCCTATGGGATCCAGATAAAGTCATAAACGCTAACGGTGGCATTCCACCACTGACCTATCAGATGTTTCTG CATACTGTTGGAATCATTGGCAACCCACCTCGCCCTGTGGATGACGTAGACTTGAAAGGAGTCAACTTTGGTACTCTTCCTAAAAGCTTCTATGAAGAATTTACTGTTTTCGATAAG TCCCCAAAACCGGAAGATTTGGGAGTTTTTTTGGAAAACGAGGACATTCGCATGATACGTTGGGTTGGTGGTGAGACAGCCGCGTTGAATCAGATGCAGAACCGTCTGGCCGTCGAATACGAGACTTTTCTCAG agGCTCGTATTTACCGACGCATGGTAACCCTGACTTGCTCGGATCGCCTATTTCCTTGAGTCCAGCACTTCGTTTTGGCTGCCTCTCAGTTCGCCG ATTCTATTGGTCTGTCCAAGATCTGTTCCAACAAGTGCATCAAGGGCGTCTCTCTGCGACTCAGTTTATCACTG GTCAACTCATATGGCGCGAATATTTCTACACCATGAGCGTGAACAATCCAAACTACGCGCAGATGGCCGGCAATCCTATATGCTTGGACATACCCTGGAAGGAGCCAGAAAACGATGAACTTCAAag ATGGAAGGAGGGCCGCACGGGGTTCCCGTTCGTGGACGCGGCCATGCGGCAACTGCGCACGGAGGGCTGGCTGCACCACGTCGTGCGCAACACTGTCGCCTCCTTCCTCACGCGCGGCACGCTGTGGCTGTCCTGGGAGCACGGCCTGGCGCACTTCCTCAAGTACCTGCTGGACGCCGACTG GTCGGTGTGCGCCGGCAACTGGATGTGGGTATCGTCGAGCGCGTTCGAGGCGCTGCTGGACTCGGGCGAGTGCGCGTGCCCGGTGCGGCTGGGGCGCCGCCTGGAGCCCACCGGCCAGTACGTGCGCCGCTACGTGCCCGAGCTGGCGCGCATGCCCGTCGAATACAT CTACGACCCGTGGAACGCGCCGCTGCAGGTGCAGCAGCGCGCGGGCTGCGTGGTGGGGCGGCACTACCCCGCGCGCGTCGTCGACCAGCGCGCCGCCGCGCAGCGCAACCGCGCCGCGATGCAG GAACTACGTCGAATGCTCGAAAAGGTACCACCTCATTGCTGTCCTTCTTCGGAGGATGAGGTTCGCCAGTTCATGTGGCTCGGGGAAGAGACTCAGGCTGAGGTTTCTACATCTTAA